The proteins below come from a single Oxyura jamaicensis isolate SHBP4307 breed ruddy duck chromosome 1, BPBGC_Ojam_1.0, whole genome shotgun sequence genomic window:
- the GLT8D2 gene encoding glycosyltransferase 8 domain-containing protein 2 isoform X1 gives MALLKKINQILLLLLVLTVCAILYNKVHKVPSALKNEAVDLESPEEMEEEIPVVICAAAGRMGAAIAAISSIYSNTEANVLFYIVGLKNTIPHIRKWIENSKLKEIKFKVVEFNPMVLKGKIRQDASRPELLQPLNFVRFYLPLLIQKHEKVIYLDDDIIVQGDIQELYETKLAPGHAAAFSDDCDLPSTHEMVRSVGMQNTYMGFLDYRKQAIRDLGISPSTCSFNPGVIVANMTEWKHQRLTKQLEKWMQRNVEENLYSSTLGGGVATSPMLIVFHGKYSAINPMWHIRHLGWSPDTRYSEHFLQEAKLLHWNGRYKPWDYPSVHTDLWENWFIPDPSGKFKLTRPDS, from the exons ATggctcttttaaagaaaa TTAACCAGATCTTACTGTTACTTCTTGTCTTAACTGTATGTGCAATTCTGTACAACAAAGTTCACAAAGTGCCATCTGCATTAAAGAATGAAGCAG tTGACTTGGAAAGTCCtgaggaaatggaagaagaaatccCAGTTGTaatctgtgctgctgcaggcagaatgGGTGCAGCTATAGCAGCAATCAGTAGCATCTACAGCAACACGGAGGCTAATGTTTTGTTCTACATAGTTGGGCTGAAGAACACCATCCCTCATATTCG aaaatgGATTGAAAATtctaaactgaaagaaataaaatttaaggtTGTGGAATTCAACCCCATGGTactaaagggaaaaatcagGCAGGATGCATCACGTCCTGAGCTACTGCAGCCT CTGAACTTCGTTCGATTTTATCTTCCTTTGCTTATCCAGAAACATGAGAAAGTCATATATTTGGATGATGATATCATTGTTCAAG GTGACATCCAGGAACTCTATGAGACTAAGTTAGCTCCTGGACATGCTGCAGCTTTTTCAGATGATTGTGACCTACCTTCTACACATGAAATGGTTAGAAGTGTAGGCATGCAG AACACATACATGGGATTCCTGGACTACAGAAAGCAAGCAATTAGAGATCTTGGCATCAGCCCCAGCACCTGCTCCTTTAATCCTGGCGTAATTGTTGCTAACATGACTGAATGGAAGCATCAACGGCTTACAAAGCAGTTGGAAAAGTGGATGCAAAGAAATGTAGA GGAAAACCTCTACAGCAGCACCCTCGGGGGAGGTGTGGCGACCTCTCCGATGCTGATTGTATTTCACGGAAAGTATTCTGCTATTAATCCTATGTGGCACATACGGCATCTTG GCTGGAGTCCTGATACCCGCTATTCGGAACATTTCCTTCAAGAAGCGAAATTACTTCATTGGAATGGGAGATACAAACCTTGGGACTATCCCAGTGTTCACACTGATCTCTGGGAAAACTGGTTTATTCCTGACCCTTCAGGGAAGTTCAAATTAACTCGTCCTGACAGCTGA
- the GLT8D2 gene encoding glycosyltransferase 8 domain-containing protein 2 isoform X2, whose translation MEEEIPVVICAAAGRMGAAIAAISSIYSNTEANVLFYIVGLKNTIPHIRKWIENSKLKEIKFKVVEFNPMVLKGKIRQDASRPELLQPLNFVRFYLPLLIQKHEKVIYLDDDIIVQGDIQELYETKLAPGHAAAFSDDCDLPSTHEMVRSVGMQNTYMGFLDYRKQAIRDLGISPSTCSFNPGVIVANMTEWKHQRLTKQLEKWMQRNVEENLYSSTLGGGVATSPMLIVFHGKYSAINPMWHIRHLGWSPDTRYSEHFLQEAKLLHWNGRYKPWDYPSVHTDLWENWFIPDPSGKFKLTRPDS comes from the exons atggaagaagaaatccCAGTTGTaatctgtgctgctgcaggcagaatgGGTGCAGCTATAGCAGCAATCAGTAGCATCTACAGCAACACGGAGGCTAATGTTTTGTTCTACATAGTTGGGCTGAAGAACACCATCCCTCATATTCG aaaatgGATTGAAAATtctaaactgaaagaaataaaatttaaggtTGTGGAATTCAACCCCATGGTactaaagggaaaaatcagGCAGGATGCATCACGTCCTGAGCTACTGCAGCCT CTGAACTTCGTTCGATTTTATCTTCCTTTGCTTATCCAGAAACATGAGAAAGTCATATATTTGGATGATGATATCATTGTTCAAG GTGACATCCAGGAACTCTATGAGACTAAGTTAGCTCCTGGACATGCTGCAGCTTTTTCAGATGATTGTGACCTACCTTCTACACATGAAATGGTTAGAAGTGTAGGCATGCAG AACACATACATGGGATTCCTGGACTACAGAAAGCAAGCAATTAGAGATCTTGGCATCAGCCCCAGCACCTGCTCCTTTAATCCTGGCGTAATTGTTGCTAACATGACTGAATGGAAGCATCAACGGCTTACAAAGCAGTTGGAAAAGTGGATGCAAAGAAATGTAGA GGAAAACCTCTACAGCAGCACCCTCGGGGGAGGTGTGGCGACCTCTCCGATGCTGATTGTATTTCACGGAAAGTATTCTGCTATTAATCCTATGTGGCACATACGGCATCTTG GCTGGAGTCCTGATACCCGCTATTCGGAACATTTCCTTCAAGAAGCGAAATTACTTCATTGGAATGGGAGATACAAACCTTGGGACTATCCCAGTGTTCACACTGATCTCTGGGAAAACTGGTTTATTCCTGACCCTTCAGGGAAGTTCAAATTAACTCGTCCTGACAGCTGA